The Polyangiaceae bacterium genome includes a region encoding these proteins:
- a CDS encoding tetratricopeptide repeat protein, whose product MAVALTTASWVSAQVRDPAAADALFREARSLMKEGKYTAACPKLAESQRLDPAAGTLINLGDCFQKTGELASALQALRDALDMLSPTDSRVGPVKEEMAALEKRVPRLTIRLAPDTPEDARVLRDQVEYGAASLGMPIPVNPGEHLIVVTASGRAKKAYPVAISEGQAREITVTVGKVLSPGASTEELGPAPPPAAASPTPKAAAPDTSSAPDSSRTVGWIFGGVGVVALGTGVVTGLMLDERQSTVDANCDSTTKLCNDEGYSAAQDGKTLRTVSFVGWGIGLAGIAAGGYFLFLAGPSKAPATAVNGVASRDGAFLSVSRRF is encoded by the coding sequence TTGGCGGTTGCGCTGACCACGGCATCGTGGGTGAGTGCGCAAGTTCGTGATCCAGCGGCCGCGGACGCGCTGTTCCGAGAAGCTCGCTCGCTGATGAAGGAGGGGAAGTACACGGCCGCGTGTCCGAAGCTCGCCGAGAGCCAGCGCTTGGACCCGGCCGCAGGGACCTTGATTAATCTCGGCGACTGCTTCCAGAAGACCGGCGAGCTTGCGAGCGCCTTGCAGGCTCTTCGTGATGCACTCGACATGCTGTCCCCGACGGACTCGCGGGTCGGGCCGGTGAAGGAGGAAATGGCGGCGCTGGAGAAGCGAGTCCCGAGGCTCACGATCCGCCTGGCGCCTGACACTCCCGAGGACGCCAGGGTGTTGCGCGACCAGGTGGAGTACGGGGCAGCGAGTCTGGGCATGCCAATTCCGGTGAACCCCGGCGAGCATCTGATCGTCGTTACGGCTTCCGGCCGCGCCAAGAAGGCCTATCCAGTGGCGATTTCCGAAGGACAGGCGCGCGAGATCACCGTGACGGTTGGCAAGGTCTTGTCGCCCGGAGCGAGCACGGAAGAACTCGGGCCTGCGCCGCCGCCCGCAGCGGCAAGTCCAACGCCGAAGGCAGCGGCACCGGACACATCGAGCGCCCCCGATTCCTCACGAACGGTCGGGTGGATCTTCGGCGGAGTCGGCGTGGTCGCACTGGGTACCGGAGTCGTCACGGGGTTGATGCTGGACGAGCGTCAATCGACAGTGGACGCGAACTGCGACTCGACGACGAAGCTCTGCAACGATGAAGGGTACTCCGCAGCGCAGGACGGCAAGACGCTTCGGACCGTTAGTTTCGTCGGCTGGGGGATCGGGCTCGCGGGGATCGCTGCGGGGGGATATTTCCTCTTCCTGGCCGGCCCTTCGAAGGCGCCCGCCACCGCGGTGAACGGAGTGGCCTCCCGCGACGGCGCGTTCTTGAGCGTTTCGAGGCGGTTCTGA
- a CDS encoding serine/threonine protein kinase has translation MAAVYAATHRNGTRAAVKVLHPELGGYGHVRSRFLKEGYVANKVDHPGVVRVLDDDTADDGSLYLVMDLLEGESLETRRLRKGGSLVVDEVLSVADQVLDVLAAAHAKGIVHRDIKPENVFLTRQGVVKVLDFGIARLRELSTASNATQAGTTMGTPAFMAPEHARGRWEEVDVESDLWSVGATMFTLATGKLVHEASTPNEQLVAAVTQAARPMREVAPETPLPLAEVIDKALMFRKSDRWPTAAAMQDAVRTAYDRIRHAPIHSYPPLAVPESVDDEPVTTIDARPVGAPSPTGSEAAVTSGRTGVPLQPTRSPRPSRNVVLAAAAAAGVSVLVVIGVGVTFLGSRMQAESPSLSASVPSVQTPAMQTQQPTQLAVQRDSGANEPTVAPSASTPVVSLTDLPTTRTPIAKPPAAGAAGAKPPLVPVAPQPKPQSDWKDKRR, from the coding sequence ATGGCGGCGGTCTACGCCGCCACACACCGAAATGGCACCCGCGCAGCGGTGAAGGTCCTTCACCCGGAGCTCGGCGGCTACGGCCACGTTCGCTCTCGCTTCCTCAAGGAAGGCTATGTCGCGAACAAGGTCGATCACCCCGGGGTGGTTCGCGTGCTCGACGACGATACCGCGGACGACGGTTCGCTGTACCTGGTGATGGACTTGCTCGAGGGAGAGTCGCTCGAGACTCGCCGTCTTCGGAAGGGGGGCAGTCTCGTGGTCGATGAGGTCCTCTCCGTCGCCGACCAGGTGCTCGACGTGCTGGCGGCCGCACACGCCAAAGGCATCGTCCATCGAGACATCAAGCCCGAAAACGTGTTTCTGACCCGGCAGGGCGTGGTCAAGGTTCTCGACTTTGGGATCGCGAGGCTACGGGAGCTTTCGACCGCCAGCAACGCGACTCAGGCGGGAACGACCATGGGGACTCCGGCGTTCATGGCACCCGAGCACGCGCGTGGACGATGGGAGGAAGTGGATGTCGAGAGCGACTTGTGGTCGGTGGGGGCGACCATGTTCACGCTTGCGACGGGCAAGTTGGTCCACGAAGCGAGCACCCCCAACGAGCAACTCGTCGCTGCGGTGACGCAGGCAGCTCGGCCGATGAGGGAGGTCGCGCCGGAAACCCCCCTGCCCCTCGCCGAGGTCATCGACAAGGCGCTCATGTTCCGGAAGTCCGACCGCTGGCCGACCGCCGCAGCCATGCAAGACGCCGTTCGCACCGCCTACGATCGCATTCGACACGCCCCGATCCACAGCTACCCTCCCCTCGCTGTTCCAGAGTCGGTCGATGACGAGCCCGTGACGACAATCGATGCCCGTCCGGTCGGAGCGCCGAGCCCGACCGGGTCGGAGGCGGCAGTGACGTCGGGGCGGACCGGAGTCCCGCTTCAACCCACACGTTCGCCGCGTCCTTCTCGCAACGTCGTGCTAGCGGCCGCAGCTGCCGCTGGCGTGTCCGTGCTCGTCGTCATCGGTGTCGGGGTGACCTTCTTGGGATCGCGAATGCAGGCGGAGTCACCCTCACTCTCGGCGTCTGTGCCGTCCGTGCAAACACCCGCGATGCAGACCCAGCAGCCGACCCAGCTCGCCGTGCAACGCGACTCGGGGGCAAATGAGCCGACCGTAGCTCCGTCCGCATCGACACCGGTGGTCTCCTTGACCGACCTGCCCACGACGCGGACGCCGATCGCCAAGCCACCGGCGGCGGGCGCGGCAGGCGCCAAGCCACCTCTGGTTCCAGTCGCGCCGCAGCCGAAGCCGCAGAGCGACTGGAAGGACAAGCGTCGATAG
- a CDS encoding thioredoxin family protein — MNPNLPVGGSALNLQLGAREALPASLTQLGLAFSYARFADEYRGSEKVHEDEPELDAFITQLSLRHYFGQGFAADLALPAGTIWVEPGHGEPTRRLSGFGDLELGASYDFAAVWGAGGYQPSLTLRLGLGLPTGRQGTIGEEDPGHTDDGHGSVPPNILAIGYGAYSGSAELRLTQFASRYFGVSPSVSAREPFGASESGLTMGGTYLMGLDALAVPVPWLVVSAGGLLQVRPHSEEEVEGRILNSGGRAVFATASASVRASERVAFGVGGRVPVHTQVQGQQISETFSLMASLSVSFGGGGGEDEHDHEGESGHEHGDEHADEHADEHDHGEEPAKAGDVRDAARGGESFVLSQALAPGKVTVVDFWATWCHPCKHIDARLDHLAAKHPNLAVRRVEVPDFDSRAAVEHLPKENSLPQLWIFDGSGKRRATVTTLEDLERELMPLLQSK; from the coding sequence GTGAATCCGAACCTCCCGGTCGGGGGGTCCGCTCTCAACCTGCAGCTCGGCGCGCGCGAAGCGCTGCCCGCGAGCCTGACTCAGCTCGGGCTCGCGTTCTCCTATGCGCGCTTCGCCGACGAGTACCGCGGCAGCGAGAAGGTCCACGAGGATGAGCCGGAGCTCGACGCCTTCATCACGCAGCTGTCGCTGCGGCACTACTTCGGCCAGGGCTTCGCGGCCGACCTGGCGCTGCCGGCGGGCACCATCTGGGTCGAGCCCGGCCATGGAGAGCCCACCCGACGGCTGTCCGGCTTCGGCGATCTGGAGCTCGGCGCGAGCTACGACTTCGCGGCCGTCTGGGGCGCTGGCGGGTACCAGCCGAGCCTGACGCTCCGGCTGGGGCTCGGGCTGCCCACCGGGCGCCAGGGCACCATCGGCGAGGAGGATCCCGGGCACACCGATGATGGGCACGGCAGCGTGCCGCCGAACATCCTGGCGATTGGCTACGGGGCGTACAGCGGCAGCGCCGAGCTGCGGCTCACGCAGTTCGCTTCGCGCTACTTCGGAGTTTCACCCAGCGTCTCCGCGCGCGAGCCCTTCGGCGCGAGCGAGTCGGGGCTCACCATGGGGGGCACGTACCTGATGGGGCTCGACGCGCTCGCGGTACCCGTGCCGTGGCTGGTGGTGAGCGCCGGCGGGCTCCTCCAGGTGCGACCGCACTCGGAGGAGGAGGTCGAGGGCCGCATCCTGAACTCGGGCGGCCGCGCGGTGTTCGCGACGGCGTCGGCCAGCGTGCGCGCGAGCGAGCGCGTCGCGTTCGGCGTGGGCGGGCGGGTGCCGGTCCACACCCAGGTGCAGGGACAGCAGATCAGCGAGACGTTCTCGCTGATGGCGTCGCTCAGCGTGTCGTTCGGCGGCGGCGGTGGCGAGGACGAGCACGACCACGAGGGTGAGAGCGGGCACGAGCACGGTGACGAGCACGCAGACGAGCACGCAGACGAGCACGACCACGGGGAAGAGCCCGCCAAGGCGGGGGACGTGCGCGACGCGGCCCGCGGAGGGGAGAGCTTCGTGCTGAGCCAGGCGCTCGCGCCCGGGAAGGTCACCGTCGTCGACTTCTGGGCGACCTGGTGCCACCCGTGCAAGCACATCGACGCGCGGCTCGATCATCTCGCGGCGAAGCACCCGAACCTGGCGGTGCGCCGGGTAGAGGTGCCGGACTTCGACTCGCGGGCGGCCGTCGAGCACCTGCCGAAGGAGAACAGCCTGCCGCAGCTCTGGATCTTCGACGGCTCCGGCAAGCGGCGCGCGACCGTGACGACCCTGGAAGATCTGGAGCGGGAGCTCATGCCGCTGCTCCAGTCGAAGTGA
- a CDS encoding VWA domain-containing protein — protein sequence MSIRRARPIIIGGLSALVLSGCPFGHDLDYERGAPAGGAGGSGGTSTSGGGSGAAGGTAGTGAVSGGGGDAGPGGGGTSATGGSGGTGGAAGAGAAGGAGGVAGSGAAGGADGGGGAAGVGGAGGVGGGGGGGTGGAAGAGASGGSSGTGGVGGSGGWVTGDYFDLPSGLVAKAFFQPCSSGSDCQAHTYCWHPKTAATCAHSKCETGAKLDWACDPCVKQICDADPSCCTYNHSCSHSPCSTGARLVKGCDSASADCTTKICNTTGLEYCCQNAGSWDASCVAAVGSACGLSCPLPPTGTWTSACVSKVASVCDAICGTGAPLPEEGKCKPWVPGQKDPTCAGVDLALGITCANGIPVCNHGSSTAPAGIRVVHYPANSNQYPKCSPDQAHPQMVECFTTKPIPPGQCVNDLQYWNGSAWTPGCDQLAGNREMMVNPQAQSGKPTPSGYAGYITECGCQDNWTVYSGSACVAAVCGYETINVIQAKQRRLFVVMDRSGSMVSSGLWNPAVAGMTAFFQSAANAGLGVAMEFFPMSSGGARGDGCAAGNCNAPPCSNPMVPLGVLTSAAAPTDAQEKALIDAFALVNPGDAAAGTGYGTPTHPALQGALDWAMAKVTAAPTEQFDVVLLTDGDPSNCDTSSTAAAALAANAYTTKGVRTYAIAMPGSSTTYLNPVAVAGGTIAAISVSAANMASELQTALGNIAASAMACESDVPPAGFYDVGKTSVVFEPTQGSASALAKRTDKAACGSNTGWYYDNNVTPAKVALCPKSCDDLNAAAGSRVKVSFGCP from the coding sequence ATGTCCATTCGGCGAGCCCGGCCGATCATCATCGGAGGACTCTCGGCGCTCGTCCTGAGCGGTTGCCCGTTTGGTCACGACCTCGACTACGAACGCGGCGCACCGGCCGGCGGTGCAGGCGGGAGCGGCGGGACATCGACCAGCGGAGGGGGCAGCGGCGCGGCAGGTGGAACCGCGGGCACGGGAGCCGTCTCGGGAGGCGGCGGAGACGCGGGACCCGGAGGAGGTGGAACATCTGCCACCGGGGGAAGCGGGGGCACGGGCGGAGCCGCAGGGGCTGGCGCTGCTGGTGGCGCGGGCGGAGTCGCCGGATCCGGAGCTGCTGGTGGTGCCGACGGAGGCGGTGGAGCCGCTGGAGTCGGAGGTGCCGGTGGCGTTGGCGGTGGCGGTGGCGGTGGCACCGGCGGTGCCGCGGGCGCGGGAGCGTCGGGCGGCTCGAGCGGCACCGGGGGCGTGGGCGGCTCGGGTGGTTGGGTCACCGGCGACTACTTCGACCTGCCGAGTGGACTGGTCGCAAAGGCCTTCTTCCAACCCTGCTCGAGCGGTTCGGACTGCCAGGCGCACACCTACTGCTGGCATCCCAAGACGGCCGCGACCTGCGCACACAGCAAGTGTGAAACCGGTGCGAAGCTCGATTGGGCCTGCGACCCGTGCGTCAAGCAGATCTGCGACGCGGACCCGAGTTGCTGCACGTACAACCACAGTTGCAGCCACAGCCCGTGCAGCACCGGCGCGCGTCTCGTCAAGGGCTGCGACTCGGCGTCTGCAGACTGCACCACCAAGATCTGCAACACGACCGGCCTGGAGTACTGCTGCCAGAATGCTGGGAGTTGGGATGCGAGCTGCGTCGCCGCTGTCGGGTCGGCCTGCGGCTTGAGCTGTCCGTTGCCGCCAACCGGAACTTGGACTTCTGCATGCGTCAGCAAAGTTGCGTCGGTCTGCGACGCAATCTGTGGGACCGGCGCGCCCCTACCCGAGGAAGGAAAGTGCAAGCCGTGGGTGCCCGGCCAGAAGGACCCAACTTGCGCAGGTGTGGACCTCGCGCTCGGGATCACGTGCGCGAATGGCATCCCAGTGTGCAACCACGGGAGTTCGACGGCGCCTGCCGGAATCCGCGTCGTTCACTATCCTGCGAATTCGAACCAGTACCCGAAGTGCAGCCCGGACCAGGCGCATCCGCAGATGGTCGAGTGCTTCACGACGAAGCCGATTCCGCCGGGCCAGTGCGTCAACGACCTTCAGTACTGGAACGGCTCGGCGTGGACGCCGGGCTGCGACCAGCTGGCTGGGAATCGCGAGATGATGGTGAACCCCCAGGCTCAGAGCGGAAAGCCGACGCCGTCTGGGTACGCCGGCTACATCACGGAGTGCGGCTGCCAGGACAACTGGACGGTCTACTCGGGGAGCGCGTGCGTCGCCGCCGTCTGCGGATACGAGACCATCAACGTCATTCAGGCGAAGCAGCGACGTCTGTTCGTTGTGATGGACCGCTCCGGTTCGATGGTCAGCTCCGGCCTCTGGAACCCGGCGGTCGCGGGCATGACCGCATTCTTCCAGTCCGCAGCCAACGCCGGCCTCGGCGTTGCGATGGAGTTCTTCCCGATGTCGTCTGGAGGCGCGCGCGGAGACGGGTGCGCAGCCGGAAACTGCAACGCGCCTCCGTGCAGCAACCCGATGGTCCCCTTGGGTGTCCTGACTTCCGCGGCGGCGCCGACCGACGCGCAGGAGAAGGCCTTGATCGATGCTTTCGCCTTGGTCAACCCGGGAGACGCTGCCGCGGGAACTGGGTACGGCACGCCGACGCATCCGGCGCTCCAGGGCGCGCTTGATTGGGCGATGGCCAAAGTGACCGCGGCGCCGACCGAGCAGTTCGACGTGGTCCTGCTCACCGATGGAGACCCGTCCAACTGCGACACCAGTTCAACGGCCGCCGCGGCGCTGGCCGCAAACGCCTACACCACCAAGGGAGTAAGAACCTATGCGATAGCAATGCCAGGCTCATCGACCACGTACTTGAACCCCGTCGCGGTTGCCGGTGGCACGATCGCCGCGATCTCCGTGTCGGCGGCGAACATGGCCAGCGAACTTCAGACCGCGCTCGGTAACATCGCCGCCTCCGCAATGGCGTGCGAGTCCGATGTTCCGCCCGCCGGCTTCTACGACGTGGGAAAGACCTCGGTCGTGTTCGAGCCGACCCAAGGTTCCGCGAGCGCTTTGGCAAAGCGAACCGACAAGGCGGCCTGCGGCTCGAACACGGGTTGGTATTACGACAACAACGTGACGCCCGCGAAGGTCGCGCTCTGCCCGAAGAGCTGCGACGACCTGAACGCAGCGGCGGGCTCGCGGGTAAAGGTGAGCTTCGGTTGCCCGTGA
- a CDS encoding phenylacetate--CoA ligase family protein — MLGAWLERARNIGWALANQRAHDARTRLPRPDLEALQRARVRELVSYARAHSRFYRDLYGTAELELGELPVVTKDMMMASFDDFVTDPRLRLDALLSHVQGVEGDDRYQGEFRVMASSGSSGRSAVYVYDRAAWRELVAASLRMGTMGGLAPRLPRRTRIATVAAPNGKHMTFRGGASMDVGLYRTRRFSVLSPLSEITRGLDEYQPDFLFGYPSALARLAEEQLDGRLHIAPRAVTTSSEVRTPEMTERMQRAWGITPFNCLGLTETGITAMDCAEHRGLHLFEDLCIYEVVDAENRPVPSGHPGAKVLVTNLYNRVQPIIRFEVSDLVTVEDDPCPCGRTLRRIVALDGRSDDILELPGPSGPVRVFPFTLRSAIGKEESVVEYRITQDQAGLTVEVVLGQSAPHDAAARVEQALAAALRAEGSTATVRVLPVPAIPRETGAGKLKHVRALGRARPA; from the coding sequence ATGCTCGGCGCCTGGCTCGAGCGCGCTCGGAACATCGGCTGGGCCCTGGCCAATCAGCGCGCCCATGACGCCCGCACGCGTCTTCCCCGCCCGGATCTCGAGGCGCTCCAGCGTGCCCGCGTCCGCGAGCTCGTCTCCTACGCGAGAGCCCACTCCAGGTTCTACCGCGACCTCTACGGTACGGCCGAGCTCGAGCTCGGCGAGCTGCCGGTCGTGACCAAGGACATGATGATGGCGTCGTTCGACGACTTCGTCACCGACCCACGCCTCCGGCTCGACGCGCTCCTCTCTCACGTGCAAGGCGTCGAAGGCGACGACCGCTACCAAGGCGAGTTCCGGGTGATGGCCTCGAGCGGCAGCTCGGGCAGGAGCGCGGTCTACGTCTACGACCGCGCCGCCTGGCGTGAGCTCGTCGCTGCCAGCCTGCGCATGGGCACGATGGGTGGCCTCGCGCCGCGCCTGCCGCGCCGCACGCGCATCGCCACGGTGGCGGCCCCGAACGGCAAGCACATGACCTTCCGCGGCGGGGCCTCGATGGACGTCGGCCTCTACCGAACGCGGCGTTTCTCCGTGCTCTCGCCGCTCTCGGAGATCACGCGCGGGCTCGACGAATACCAGCCGGATTTCCTGTTCGGTTACCCTTCGGCCCTCGCGCGCCTGGCGGAGGAACAGCTGGACGGTCGCTTGCACATCGCGCCCCGGGCGGTGACCACGTCGAGCGAGGTGCGCACCCCGGAGATGACCGAGCGCATGCAGCGCGCGTGGGGCATCACGCCCTTCAACTGCCTCGGGCTGACCGAGACCGGCATCACCGCGATGGACTGTGCCGAGCACCGCGGCCTGCACCTGTTCGAGGATCTCTGCATCTACGAGGTGGTGGACGCGGAGAACCGCCCGGTACCGAGCGGGCACCCAGGCGCCAAGGTGCTGGTGACCAACCTCTACAACCGCGTCCAGCCCATCATCCGCTTCGAGGTGAGCGACTTGGTCACGGTGGAGGACGACCCTTGCCCCTGCGGTCGGACCCTGCGGCGCATCGTCGCCCTCGACGGCCGCAGCGACGACATCCTCGAGCTCCCCGGGCCCTCCGGTCCCGTGCGCGTCTTCCCATTCACGCTGCGGAGCGCCATCGGCAAAGAAGAGTCCGTGGTCGAGTACCGCATCACCCAGGACCAAGCCGGGCTGACCGTGGAGGTCGTCCTCGGCCAGAGCGCCCCGCACGACGCCGCCGCGCGCGTCGAGCAGGCGCTCGCTGCCGCCCTTCGGGCCGAAGGCTCGACCGCCACGGTCCGCGTGCTCCCGGTCCCGGCAATTCCGCGGGAAACCGGCGCAGGAAAGCTGAAACACGTGCGAGCGCTCGGGCGGGCGAGGCCGGCTTGA